From Mumia sp. ZJ1417:
TTCGGCGCCATCTGCGCCCTCGTGACGGGGATCGCCGAGGCCGACGTCGGCAGCCACAAGACCAAGCGCGACGCCTCGCCGCACTGACGCCACGCCGGGGCCTGGTCTGACCGCAGGCGTCAGGCGCTGACGCGCTTGGCGTCGATGCGCGACGCCACCGGCCAACGGACGTCGCGTACCCAGCCGGCCTTCTCGAAGAGCCAGATCAACCGTGCCGAGATGTCGACCTGGCCGCGCAGCACACCGTGGCGCGCGCACGTGGGGTCGGCGTGGTGGAGGTTGTGCCAGGACTCGCCCATCGACGGGATCGCCAGCCACCAGACGTTGCCGGAGCGGTCGCGCGACTTGAAGGGCGCCTCGCCCATCGTGTGGCAGATCGAGTTGATCGACCAGGTCACGTGGTGCACGAGGAAAACCCGGACCAGCGAACCCCAGAAGAACGCGGTCACGGCGCCCTGCCACGACCAGGTGACCAGGCCACCGATCACGGCGGGGGCGGCCAGCGACACGAGCACCCACATCGGGAACTGCTTGGACAGCCGTACGATGTCGCGGTCCTTGAGGAGGTCCGGCGCGTACTGGCGCTGCGGCGTCTGCTCGGCGTTGAACATCCAGCCGAGGTGCGCGTACGCGAAACCCTTGGTCAGCGCGGGGATGGTCTCGCCGTAGCGCCACGGCGAGTGCGGGTCGCCCTCGCGGTCGGAGAACTTGTGGTGCTTGCGGTGGTCGGCGACCCAACGGGTGATCGGGCCTTGGATCGCAAGGCTGCCGGCGATGCCCAGCGCGATCTTGACCGCACGGTTCGGCTTGAACGACTTGTGGGTGAAGAGGCGGTGGAGCCCGACCGTGACGCCGAGCGAGCCGATCAGGTAGAAGACGGCGAGCAGGGCGAGGTCGACGGGCCCGAGCCACCCGCCCCATGCCACCGGCACTGCAGCGAGCAGTGCGAGGAACGGGACGGCGACGAAGACGCCGAGGGTGAGCTGCTCTACCTTGCCCGGCGGCGTGCCTTCGGCGCCGAAGCCTGCCTCGTTGCGCAGTGGGGTCTCGAGCCGTGCCGACATGCGGACTCCTCGTGGTAGGGGTCGGGCCTCGGTCGTGGTCGGGGAAGGATTTCGGGAAGCGTAACTTACGCGTCCGTAGGTTTCAGTGTTGCCCGAGGTGCGCGACAGATCAAGAGGACCGCCGATGTGTGCGCGGGCGTCGGTGTTCCGTACGCTGGGTGCGGATGATCCCCGGTTGGTCTGTCGGCAGGGCCCGCCGCACTTTGAATGCGGATCAAGCGACGTAGGTTCGACTCCTACCCGGGGAGCTCATCCGCCCAGCGACGAACGG
This genomic window contains:
- a CDS encoding acyl-CoA desaturase gives rise to the protein MSARLETPLRNEAGFGAEGTPPGKVEQLTLGVFVAVPFLALLAAVPVAWGGWLGPVDLALLAVFYLIGSLGVTVGLHRLFTHKSFKPNRAVKIALGIAGSLAIQGPITRWVADHRKHHKFSDREGDPHSPWRYGETIPALTKGFAYAHLGWMFNAEQTPQRQYAPDLLKDRDIVRLSKQFPMWVLVSLAAPAVIGGLVTWSWQGAVTAFFWGSLVRVFLVHHVTWSINSICHTMGEAPFKSRDRSGNVWWLAIPSMGESWHNLHHADPTCARHGVLRGQVDISARLIWLFEKAGWVRDVRWPVASRIDAKRVSA